A single region of the Amia ocellicauda isolate fAmiCal2 chromosome 8, fAmiCal2.hap1, whole genome shotgun sequence genome encodes:
- the LOC136755039 gene encoding selenoprotein P, producing MFTAEEDWTGLNEGFLQKLTLTRAMWTGLGLVLALALLPVGRAEREAGGSRCKEAPPWTIGSQSPMSDSVGQVTVVALLQASUHFCLVQASRMDDLRMKLEGQGLVNISYMVVNNQGEDSRRLFRLLRMKASKNIIVYDQYPLQEDVWRLLSGEKDDFLIYDRCGRLTAHLGLPYSVLSFPYVEEAIRDAYCKGDCGQCSHENSLNLSVCNSTVTAGEKPEGKPEGPAEGQQPEETVEGHNIHPGHGHGHHHHHGEGRHHGHHGDSDQQLSNDHTQRRSQTILSQQEVVDFPFPIGRP from the exons ATGTTTACTGCAGAAGAAGATTGGACTGGACTGAACGAAGGGTTTTTGCAGAAA CTGACTTTGACCAGAGCCATGTGGACGGGGCTCGGCCTGGTCCTCGCGCTTGCCCTGCTGCCCGTGGGCAGGGCTGAGCGCGAGGCCGGGGGCAGCCGCTGTAAAGAGGCCCCGCCTTGGACGATTGGCAGTCAGTCGCCCATGAGCGACTCAGTGGGCCAGGTGACCGTGGTGGCGTTGCTCCAGGCTAGCTGACACTTCTGCTTGGTGCAGGCCTCCAG AATGGATGACCTGCGCATGAAGCTGGAGGGACAGGGTCTGGTGAACATCTCCTACATGGTGGTTAACAACCAGGGGGAAGACTCTCGCCGCCTGTTTCGCCTCCTCAGGATGAAGGCGTCTAAGAACATCATCGTGTATGACCAGTACCCACTCCAGGAAGACGTGTGGAGACTCCTGTCTGGTGAAAAAGACGACTTCCTCATATACGACAG GTGTGGCCGTCTGACCGCCCATCTGGGTCTACCATATTCAGTGCTGAGCTTTCCCTATGTGGAGGAGGCCATCCGAGATGCCTACTGCAAGGGGGACTGTGGACAGTGCTCTCATGAg AATTCGCTGAACCTCTCAGTGTGCAACAGCACTGTGACGGCAGGAGAGAAACCAGAAGGTAAGCCTGAAGGGCCGGCTGAGGGGCAGCAGCCCGAAGAGACAGTGGAAGGGCACAACATACACCCAGGACATGGTCATGGCCACCATCACCACCACGGAGAGGGCAGACATCACGGCCACCACGGTGACTCAGACCAGCAGTTAAGCAATGACCATACACAAAGACGCTCCCAGACCATCCTGAGCCAGCAGGAGGTCGTGGACTTCCCTTTTCCTATAGGGAGGCCTTGA
- the ccdc152 gene encoding coiled-coil domain-containing protein 152 produces MKTAVDLDRLVQDFSLLEQKITELQGRNSISDIKLDENTRLLKLWQSKENCMKEESAALQSTIKGLQDTIQQQCDLRDENQRLKKAIHVFEDKKKANDKEQSSRVERLLMDVQSLKQEHQAELCELQQDAKRRLEMKEAELKEFIVRQESEIQEMKKKLRDQDREKQGEIIKLQMEFSAKLARMQSTSVKAHQQDPSILPQNIFKRKLQFMQEEKNREIEVLRCTIKELEQKCGSSHDSRLKRRKF; encoded by the exons ATGAAGACAGCTGTGGACCTGGACAGACTGGTCCAGGACTTCTCTCTGCTGGAGCAG AAAATAACTGAACTCCAGGGGAGGAACAGTATCTCGGACATCAAGTTAGATGAAAACACCCGACTGCTGAAATTATGGCAGTCTAAAGAAAATTGTATGAAGGAAG AAAGTGCTGCTTTGCAAAGCACAATTAAAGGACTGCAGGATACAATACAGCAACAGTGCGACCTGCGCG ATGAAAATCAGAGATTAAAAAAGGCCATCCATGTTTTTGAAGATAAAAAGAAAGCCAATGACAAG GAGCAGAGCAGTCGTGTGGAGAGGCTCCTGATGGATGTGCAGAGTCTAAAGCAGGAGCACCAGGCTGAGCTGTGTGAGCTCCAGCAGGACGCCAAGAGGAGAC TGGAAATGAAAGAGGCAGAGCTGAAGGAGTTCATTGTGAGACAAGAGTCAGAGATTCAGGAAATGAAAAAGAAGCTGAGGGATCAAGACAGGGAGAAACAGGGTGAAATCATCAAACTTCAAATGGAG TTCAGTGCGAAGCTGGCGCGAATGCAGAGCACGTCAGTGAAAGCACACCAGCAGGACCCATCCATCCTCCCACAGAACATATTTAAAAGG AAGCTGCAGTTTATGCAGGAGGAGAAAAACAGGGAAATTGAAGTTTTGCGTTGCACTATCAAAGAACTGGAGCAGAAGTGTGGCTCCTCCCACGACTCGCGTCTGAAACGCAGGAAGTTCTGA
- the ghra gene encoding growth hormone receptor a yields MASRLIIFCLVSGIRCLTAGVPMTSKEYIQALGTVAPVKTTPEPPKGPHFTGCRSREQETFRCWWSPGSFHNLTEPGALRVFFLKNDNTQKDWKECPDYSSPAGNECYFNKTYTSIWTLYSIQLRSKLQNVTYDQMFFSVENIVYPDPPIGLNWTLLNVSRTGQHFDIIIRWEPPPSADVQAGWMSLVYEAQYRVFNESEWTVMDIEKQTYQSLYGLKTDTDYEVRVRCKMPAFDNFGDFSDPILVYVPRIPTKELTFPVAFVLILGAVGVVILLMLIVFSQQQRLMVILLPPVPVPKIKGIDSELLKKGQLDEVNSILTSHHIYKPEHYNEDLWVEFIELDIDEPGEKIDHSDTHKLLDLAPLNANNTLSMKDDDSGRASCYEPELPDSENFGQSEAAKEDPTLLHSESNPFPLSLPGLGPPLLEATQSAPSPADQAGSRPLIQTQLSNQSWVNMDFYAQVSDITATGGVLLSPGQQCKVEKTPGKESPLKERKCPFAVITDNAYTSETDAKQISAIPALSEHEPRPEKSFTQEDRLPAESPPVSPYTIDEASPSSLPQVPDYTLVQDVNSQQSLLLNPTVLPTKVLPMPVGYLTPDLLGNITP; encoded by the exons agtATATTCAGGCTCTGGGCACTGTAGCACCTGTGAAAACAACACCAG AGCCCCCGAAAGGTCCCCACTTCACCGGCTGTCGGTCCCGGGAGCAGGAGACGTTCAGATGCTGGTGGAGCCCAGGGAGCTTCCACAACCTGACTGAGCCTGGTGCCCTGAGGGTGTTCTTCCTCAAGAATGACAA TACACAGAAAGATTGGAAGGAGTGCCCAGACTACAGTTCTCCTGCAGGAAACGAATGCTACTTCAATAAGACATACACATCTATCTGGACTTTGTACAGCATCCAGCTCCGATCCAAGTTGCAGAATGTCACGTACGATCAGATGTTCTTCAGTGTGGAAAACATCG TATACCCAGACCCCCCTATCGGACTGAACTGGACCTTGCTGAATGTGAGCCGGACCGGGCAGCACTTTGACATCATCATACGGTGGGAGCCGCCCCCCTCGGCGGACGTGCAGGCCGGGTGGATGAGCCTGGTCTACGAGGCTCAGTATAGAGTCTTTAACGAATctgagtggacagtg ATGGATATTGAAAAGCAAACGTACCAGTCTCTCTACGGGCTCAAGACTGACACAGACTATGAGGTCCGGGTGCGCTGTAAGATGCCGGCATTTGACAACTTCGGTGATTTCAGTGACCCGATATTGGTATACGTTCCTAGGATACCTACTAAAG AGTTGACCTTTCCCGTTGCATTCGTCCTGATCTTGGGTGCGGTGGGAGTGGTGATACTGCTGATGCTCATAGTTTTCTCTCAACAACAGAG GTTGATGGTGATTTTGCTGCCGCCTGTCCCAGTTCCCAAAATTAAAGGGATCGACTCAGAGCTGCTCAAG AAAGGCCAGCTAGATGAAGTCAACTCCATCCTGACCAGCCACCACATCTACAAACCCGAGCACTACAACGAAGACCTGTGGGTGGAATTCATCGAGCTGGACATTGACGAGCCTGGGGAGAAGATAGACCACTCGGACACCCACAAGCTGCTCGACCTGGCCCCGCTCAACGCCAACAACACGCTCAGCATGAAGGATGACGACTCCGGACGAGCCAGCTGCTACGAACCGGAGCTCCCCGACTCTGAGAACTTTGGTCAGTCCGAGGCTGCCAAGGAAGACCCCACTCTACTGCATTCGGAAAGCAACCCTTTCCCACTGAGCCTTCCTGGCCTCGGCCCCCCGCTCCTGGAGGCCACACAGAGCGCTCCCTCCCCAGCTGACCAGGCAGGGAGTCGCCCCCTGATCCAGACACAGCTGAGCAACCAGAGCTGGGTGAACATGGACTTCTACGCCCAAGTGAGCGACATCACTGCCACCGGAGGCGTGCTGCTGTCACCGGGGCAGCAGTGCAAAGTGGAGAAGACCCCGGGAAAGGAGAGCCCCCTCAAGGAGAGGAAATGCCCGTTCGCTGTGATCACAGACAATGCCTACACCTCTGAGACCGACGCCAAACAGATAAGTGCCATTCCTGCCCTGAGCGAGCACGAGCCGCGCCCAGAGAAGAGCTTCACCCAGGAGGACCGCTTGCCGGCAGAGAGTCCACCGGTGAGCCCCTACACCATTGATGAAGCGTCTCCAAGCTCCCTACCCCAGGTCCCGGACTACACCTTGGTGCAGGATGTGAATTCACAGCAGAGCCTTCTTTTAAACCCCACAGTGTTGCCCACCAAGGTGTTGCCTATGCCAGTCGGATACCTCACCCCTGACCTTCTGGGAAACATTACACCCTAA